Proteins encoded in a region of the Clostridium beijerinckii genome:
- a CDS encoding transposase, protein MIISRKIKTENDNYKIFEAVKIAFTKLNSNSKNAKGRPRKYSDEQIVACMLYGVKHSIFSLRELEYEIKKDYVFQSIIDLNEIPDYSTFSLRAKTLEKHIYYGIYAMFVELINPETRLCAIDATALRSSKYDSEAKSGKGTRLGYYKGYKLHCIATVTDTMIPLVFSLTTANVYDNQVQDLLYEAKNYNPFLILADAAYDSVEWFEIAAKLEFNLLADINMRKAKSIEAFIDKRYENALFFESPIGANLYKNRLKIEQLFSVLKGLYNLENPRLYGQARYERHIKWVLLAYLIDEFNKKQQGIKSRKYPWNL, encoded by the coding sequence ATGATTATATCACGAAAGATTAAAACTGAAAATGATAATTATAAGATTTTTGAAGCTGTTAAAATTGCATTTACTAAATTAAATTCTAATAGCAAAAATGCTAAAGGCCGACCACGTAAGTACTCAGATGAGCAAATAGTTGCCTGCATGTTATACGGTGTTAAACATAGTATATTCAGTCTGAGAGAACTTGAATACGAAATAAAAAAAGATTATGTGTTTCAATCTATAATTGATCTTAATGAAATACCTGATTATTCTACCTTTTCGTTAAGAGCTAAGACTTTAGAGAAACATATATATTATGGTATTTATGCTATGTTTGTTGAACTTATTAACCCAGAAACTAGACTATGTGCAATTGATGCTACTGCCCTAAGAAGTTCAAAATACGATAGCGAAGCTAAATCCGGCAAAGGTACACGTCTTGGATATTATAAAGGTTACAAGTTACACTGCATTGCAACAGTTACTGATACTATGATTCCTCTAGTTTTTAGTTTAACAACAGCTAATGTTTACGATAATCAAGTTCAGGATTTACTATATGAAGCTAAAAATTATAATCCATTTTTAATACTTGCTGATGCAGCATATGACTCAGTTGAATGGTTTGAAATTGCTGCAAAACTAGAATTTAATTTATTAGCTGATATAAATATGCGTAAAGCTAAAAGCATTGAGGCGTTCATTGATAAACGATATGAAAATGCTTTATTTTTTGAATCTCCTATCGGAGCGAACCTATATAAAAATAGATTGAAAATAGAGCAATTATTCTCAGTTTTAAAAGGTTTATATAACTTAGAAAATCCAAGGCTCTATGGGCAAGCCCGATACGAACGTCATATAAAATGGGTTTTATTAGCCTATTTAATAGATGAATTTAATAAAAAACAGCAGGGAATAAAATCCAGAAAATATCCTTGGAATCTTTGA
- a CDS encoding NADH:flavin oxidoreductase: MKSLFDQTQVGPLKLKNRFIRSATYEGMAEEKGNINDELFKVYEDLAKGGVGTIITGITAVTDLEEFIPGQMGIYNDSFIDNHKKIIEVTHKYNANIILQLGAAGTQTIRNEEKVILGPSNITDLGYKNTPKEMTLEEIVSIQIDFANAALRAKKAGYDGIQIHAAHGYLLSKFLTPYYNRRTDEYGGNIENRSRMLIETYKKIRDKVGKNYPVLIKINCEDFMDQGMTFEECKYVCKKLEELGVDAVEISGGSLSSRPNESYSRKIVKGQAPYYTFYAERIKEEVNIPVISVGGIRDISALTKILNESSIDYFALSRPLVCESNLIKRWSEGNTEPSKCISCGKCSGFGKTICVFNRK, from the coding sequence ATGAAATCACTATTCGATCAAACGCAAGTTGGTCCACTTAAATTAAAGAACAGATTTATAAGATCTGCAACATATGAAGGAATGGCAGAGGAAAAAGGAAATATAAATGATGAACTATTTAAAGTTTACGAAGATTTAGCTAAAGGAGGTGTAGGAACTATAATCACTGGAATAACGGCTGTGACTGATTTAGAGGAATTTATTCCAGGCCAAATGGGAATTTATAATGATTCATTTATTGATAATCATAAAAAAATTATTGAGGTAACTCATAAGTACAATGCTAATATAATATTGCAACTTGGAGCAGCAGGAACACAAACCATAAGAAATGAAGAAAAGGTGATTTTAGGCCCAAGTAATATAACAGATTTGGGATATAAAAATACCCCTAAAGAAATGACTTTAGAAGAAATTGTTTCAATTCAGATAGATTTTGCCAATGCAGCACTTAGAGCAAAAAAAGCAGGTTATGATGGTATTCAGATACATGCAGCTCATGGATATTTACTTAGTAAGTTCTTAACGCCTTATTATAACAGAAGAACAGATGAGTATGGTGGTAATATTGAGAATAGATCTAGAATGCTTATAGAAACGTATAAAAAAATACGTGATAAAGTCGGAAAAAATTATCCTGTTTTAATTAAAATAAATTGCGAAGATTTTATGGATCAAGGTATGACTTTCGAAGAATGTAAATATGTATGCAAAAAACTTGAAGAGCTTGGCGTAGATGCTGTTGAAATTAGTGGGGGGAGTTTATCTTCACGCCCAAATGAGAGCTATTCAAGAAAAATAGTGAAAGGACAAGCTCCTTACTATACATTTTATGCTGAAAGGATAAAGGAAGAAGTTAATATTCCAGTTATTTCTGTAGGCGGAATACGTGACATTTCAGCTCTAACAAAAATTCTTAATGAAAGCTCCATTGATTATTTTGCATTGTCCAGACCATTAGTATGTGAAAGTAATCTTATTAAACGTTGGAGCGAGGGGAATACTGAGCCATCAAAATGTATATCATGCGGTAAGTGTTCAGGATTTGGCAAAACAATCTGTGTTTTTAATAGGAAATAA